One window of the Penaeus monodon isolate SGIC_2016 chromosome 1, NSTDA_Pmon_1, whole genome shotgun sequence genome contains the following:
- the LOC119574777 gene encoding AT-rich interactive domain-containing protein 2-like isoform X2: MVISRYLDAYERINFLGEDGEERGTEMDDGEDSRSMRAKRTIRSLNTVPLSYNHQQHNVVEAIRVGAGLSSALYRPSPYDKLALSLISPMPNEHDFAFNVCTILSNEGRHVLQLGQCPRLVEHMLAHAGVYRDWETQKYFLTNYKEAKGRSLVQFWIDSVEDRTVLDLLTPESFEKISSRALDTSKTVELEENNGAINNNIAHNLNSDILETLNNKENFVLEGTSDFLINDSCLLSESKSDLVKSVSSGSREAFDESDKLTSEEAQLSKKDLLLRRLEKVLEIEGSDLKLGKEDAELFHLGRDLGQQDGEGTRISQILHIIRNLSFEEHNVSSLARSQTCLRFLVLCMCSQWGGLAVNALDTLGNIAPEVSLRDPKIDSCTASLLTHICNGVSSPDRAFVLRSLEVLNKLAMNDPNEEILNNNIDPAVYGQICRYLTIHDIMLLIYTLECLYSLSSLGTPACNAIVRAKGSIHTLISLLTVEAQSYGPEACIGMKVVETVTGVVSEPEPANPPPPTPAVTPNLPTPTITVQTGTVVPATAIAVAAPAPPAVQQVTPVTPKPPITPITGDPKKIASRIVPPDVEEFVMEWVTKNYEAAPGKAIEQAIVYRHFAASMQSLGRKQGLNPVLLSNCVRKVFGTGVGPSRRPVDDGAEKWHYNGIRRRDGVVVPPVPDKKKGGRITTGTVPMYSPTPVLPAINTVGSQVSVPLTGSTAQIVTVSAQSDGIVSPSSPILKAQLSAPLRPSPPPPQPVVRGTQAMVTGTMPQGVFSSPQQQQSQQQSPQQPQQTNRSDNSALIKSLLANKVTPVGVGQAGSMDPLHPHQSPHPRPLLVSTAPQQQPRATGSAGSYVQALSQGPPGPLGTMLTQTSMSSSPGMQVVAGGLVGGLGGQYGTHQPPVSPAQVSRNLQKQQLQQQQVDNSQDSSSDSQVRKTSSFNGICNEIKRCEDDSNSFLSSTLNDKKVTSFEGILQNGLKSEIDVKEEEVNDVSETKVKKNVLADLLEKTVGGDILNGVVDRDLRISDKGLEFVNHGQQVKVNGPVATNGQSSNESTQGGIKRPATPDNAPAKRIAIEDPRGAPGMDSRITLYVSQNGSESGEVISQGHQVVLSQGQQAPSVNPNQPQQMVVSQAVLAGQQVGTTQTMVTPQGQVILQRPSTQTGVIVQQGGQILTQGAAAGQVIQQVIQQGQSGPPQKVILHQGQLGQVLGGQVILSQGSGGQHQVMVQGGNNIQGQVIMQGVPHCQGQVFVQGSNAQGQFVVSGNQNQTVVVPGTQGQQQVVVSSAQGQTMIVAGNQGQPVVVSGQQGGSGQVVVPGNVGGTVLLAPQQQGSTAKTLIILPNPKMVISGNQHQGGQGQQLVLPRQVAGQQVVQVVSSGTTVPVATVTSAMRTVRAATPIADMRATPTPPPVQFQSNNSNSNSNNISSSSTTAVYSVQTPASLPAAIAPAPAGPTAVPVSQTSVSQGPQTPHVPAPQVLSSGVARRPGNPSGLQYICEWRGCNQVFSSAGQVYHHACKVHCPPHIPEIQCGWSGCDTMTRRRFSAMTHLHDRHCNEQLLQILAVRRSQLAATGKTEIPIPQAPPPHPGYAPNAAFHAIKRHALEVINQRDAVEKEGPVTKSIRLTSALILRNLVIYSNTGKKLLRGFESELANVALSTMESSRTVAQILYDIRLPDHQGI; the protein is encoded by the exons ATGGTTATTAGTAG aTACCTTGATGCATATGAGCGTATCAATTTTCTTGGCGAAGATGGCGAAGAACGTGGGACAGAGATGGACGACGGGGAAGACTCCCGATCCATGCGAGCCAAACGTACAATCAGATCTCTTAACACTGTGCCTCTCTCATATAACCACCAACAGCACAATGTTGTAG AAGCTATCAGAGTTGGTGCTGGACTGTCTTCTGCACTATACAGGCCTTCTCCATATGATAAGCTCGCACTTTCCCTCATCTCGCCGATGCCCAATGAGCATGACTTTGCCTTCAATGTGTGCACCATATTGAGCAACGAAGGACGCCATGTTCTGCAGCTTGGTCAGTGCCCACGATTGGTGGAGCACATGCTAGCCCATGCTGGTGTATACAGAGACT GGGAAACGCAGAAGTATTTCTTGACAAACTACAAAGAAGCAAAAGGCCGGAGCCTAGTGCAGTTCTGGATTGATTCAGTGGAAGATCGTACAGTGTTAGACTTGCTGACGCCCGAGAGTTTCGAGAAAATCAGTAGTCGAGCTTTGGACACTAGCAAGACAGTTGAATTGGAAGAAAATAATGgtgctataaataataatattgcccATAATCTTAACAGTGATATTTTGGAAACtttaaataataaggaaaattttgTACTTGAAGGAACCAGTGATTTCTTAATAAATGATTCCTGTCTACTAAGTGAATCAAAATCAGACTTAGTGAAATCAGTGAGTAGTGGAAGCAGAGAAGCATTTGATGAAAGTGACAAATTAACAAGTGAAGAAGCACAGCTTTCAAAGAAGGACTTGTTATTAAGAAGATTAGAAAAG GTTTTAGAGATTGAAGGTAGTGACTTAAAGTTGGGAAAGGAAGATGCAGAACTATTTCATCTGGGAAGAGATCTTGGACAGCAGGATGGAGAGGGGACGCGGATCAGCCAGATCCTGCATATCATCCGTAACTTATCCTTTGAGGAGCATAATGTCTCTTCCCTAGCCAGGTCTCAGACATGCCTCAG GTTCttagttttgtgtatgtgttcacaaTGGGGTGGACTTGCAGTGAATGCTCTGGATACCTTGGGTAACATTGCACCTGAAGTTTCTCTGCGGGATCCAAAGATTGACTCTTGTACAGCATCATTGCTAACTCACATCTGCAATGGTGTGTCCTCTCCAGATCGAGCATTTGTTCTCAGGTCTCTGGAGGTCCTCAACAAATTAGCCATGAATGATCCCAATGAGGAAATtctcaataacaatattgatcctGCT GTGTATGGACAAATATGTAGATATCTTACCATCCATGACATCATGCTGCTAATTTACACCTTAGAATGTCTATATTCTCTGTCATCTCTGGGAACACCTGCTTGCAATGCCATTGTCCGTGCAAAAGGGtctatacacacacttatatcctTATTGACGGTTGAAGCCCAAAGTTACGGACCAGAAGCTTGTATTGGAATGAAG GTTGTGGAGACAGTTACTGGTGTAGTGAGTGAGCCAGAGCCTGCAaatccaccaccacccacaccggCTGTGACACCAAACCTGCCAACTCCTACGATCACAGTGCAGACGGGTACTGTTGTCCCAGCCACAGCCATAGCTGTTGCTGCTCCTGCACCACCGGCTGTGCAGCAGGTCACTCCAGTCACCCCTAAACCTCCTATCACACCTATTACAGGGGACCCAAAGAAAATAGCTAGCAGAATT GTTCCTCCTGATGTTGAAGAGTTTGTAATGGAATGGGTAACAAAAAATTACGAAGCTGCTCCAGGGAAAGCCATTGAACAGGCGATTGTTTATCGTCATTTTGCAGCTTCAATGCAATCCTTGGGTCGTAAACAAGGCTTGAATCCAGTCCTATTATCAAACTGTGTCCG GAAAGTTTTTGGAACTGGTGTTGGACCAAGTCGAAGACCGGTGGATGACGGTGCAGAAAAATGGCATTATAATGGTATCAGGAGACGTGATGGTGTAGTAGTTCCACCTGTACCcgataagaaaaagggaggaagaataacAACAGGGACTGTTCCAATGTACAGTCCCACACCAGTCTTGCCAGCCATTAACACTGTCGGTAGCCAGGTGTCAGTACCTCTGACTGGTTCAACAGCACAGATAGTCACTGTATCCGCTCAATCTGACGGCATTGTGTCCCCATCGTCGCCTATCCTGAAGGCCCAGCTATCTGCACCCCTCAGACCGTCCCCACCTCCACCTCAGCCTGTTGTAAGAGGAACTCAG GCCATGGTGACTGGTACCATGCCTCAGGGTGTGTTTAGCAGTCCACAGCAGCAACAATCCCAACAGCAGTCTCCTCAGCAACCTCAGCAAACCAACAGATCAGATAATTCAGCCCTTATCAAGAGTCTTTTGGCCAACAAGGTAACTCCTGTCGGAGTAGGTCAGGCAGGCAGCATGgacccactccacccccaccagTCTCCCCACCCACGGCCCCTCCTAGTTTCCACAGCACCTCAACAACAGCCCAGGGCAACAGGGAGTGCAGGATCCTATGTCCAGGCACTATCTCAGGGTCCTCCAGGACCTCTGGGTACCATGCTCACTCAGACAAGCATGAGCTCTAGCCCTGGGATGCAGGTTGTGGCTGGGGGTTTGGTAGGGGGTCTGGGTGGCCAGTATGGAACACACCAGCCACCAGTATCACCAGCACAG gTGTCAAGAAACCTGCAGAAACAGCAGTTACAACAGCAACAAGTAGATAACAGCCAAGACAGCAGCAGTGACTCTCAAGTCAGAAAAACCTCATCTTTTAATGGGATTTGTAATGAg ATTAAAAGATGTGAAGATGACTCAAATTCCTTCTTATCATCTACTCTTAATGACAAAAAGGTAACAAGTTTTGAAGGAATTCTACAAAATGGATTAAAATCAGAGATTGAtgtgaaagaagaggaggtgaaCGATGTCTCAGAGaccaaagtaaagaaaaatgtgtTAGCTGATCTGCTTGAAAAGACAGTTGGGGGAGACATACTGAATGGTGTGGTTGATAGAGACTTGAGAATCAGTGACAAGGGTCTAGAGTTTGTTAATCATGGACAGCAAGTGAAAGTAAATGGTCCAGTGGCCACAAATGGACAGTCTAGTAATGAATCGACCCAGGGGGGCATTAAGAGACCTGCAACTCCTGATAATGCTCCAGCAAAGAGAATTGCTATCGAAGACCCAAGAGGAGCTCCTGGCATGGATAGCCGAATAACATTATATGTCAGTCAGAATGGAAGTGAGAGTGGTGAAGTTATATCTCAGGGTCACCAGGTGGTTTTGAGTCAAGGACAGCAGGCTCCTTCGGTGAATCCTAACCAACCACAACAGATGGTTGTAAGTCAAGCTGTGCTTGCTGGGCAGCAAGTGGGTACAACTCAGACGATGGTAACACCTCAAGGTCAGGTGATTCTCCAGCGACCAAGCACACAGACTGGAGTCATTGTGCAGCAAGGTGGGCAGATCCTGACACAAGGAGCAGCTGCGGGGCAAGTTATTCAACAAGTCATCCAACAGGGACAGTCGGGACCACCACAGAAAGTGATCCTCCATCAGGGTCAGCTTGGGCAGGTGCTGGGTGGGCAAGTTATTCTTTCGCAAGGTAGTGGTGGCCAACACCAAGTGATGGTGCAAGGAGGTAATAATATTCAGGGACAAGTGATAATGCAGGGTGTACCACATTGTCAGGGACAAGTGTTTGTGCAAGGAAGTAATGCGCAAGGCCAATTTGTTGTGAGTGGGAATCAGAATCAAACTGTAGTGGTTCCTGGAACACAAGGACAACAGCAAGTTGTAGTGTCTAGTGCGCAAGGGCAGACTATGATCGTTGCAGGAAATCAAGGTCAGCCTGTTGTAGTAAGTGGTCAGCAAGGAGGAAGTGGGCAAGTGGTGGTGCCAGGAAATGTTGGAGGTACAGTCCTGCTAGCACCTCAGCAACAGGGGTCCACAGCGAAGACACTTATAATTTTACCCAACCCAAAGATGGTTATCTCTGGTAACCAGCACCAAGGGGGCCAGGGCCAACAGCTGGTGCTACCGAGACAAGTGGCTGGTCAGCAAGTTGTGCAGGTAGTTTCGTCGGGAACTACGGTACCTGTTGCTACTGTAACCAGTGCTATGAGAACAGTCAGGGCAGCCACACCAATAGCAGATATGCGTGCCACACCAACTCCTCCCCCTGTCCAGTTtcagagtaataatagtaacagtaatagtaataacatcagtaGTAGTTCAACTACGGCAGTGTACAGTGTTCAGACACCAGCTTCCTTACCTGCTGCCATAGCACCTGCCCCAGCAGGTCCTACAGCTGTCCCAGTGTCTCAGACCTCTGTGAGTCAGGGGCCACAGACACCCCACGTTCCTGCCCCGCAGGTGCTCTCCTCAGGTGTTGCAAGGCGCCCAGGAAATCCTAGTGGCTTACAGTACATATGTGAATGGCGGGGGTGCAACCAAGTGTTCAGCAGTGCAGGCCAAGTATATCATCATGCATGTAAAGTGCACTGCCCTCCTCACATCCCTGAAATACAGTGTGGATGGTCTGGATGTGATACCATGACAAGAAGGAGATTTAGTGCCATGACGCATCTTCACGACAGACACTGTAATGAGCAG